One window of Flavobacterium dauae genomic DNA carries:
- a CDS encoding proline dehydrogenase family protein, translating into MEKIFDNTEVAFALKNNTELNKAYYLFKLISSNALVKIGTSLTNFAISTNLPVKGLIKSTVFDHFCGGVTEQDCLKVVDKMYTKGVSSVLDYSVEGKETQEQFDHALQMTLRTIDFAKERAAIPFAVFKPTGVGRFFLFEKKGENLPFTDAEQQEWNRIVERFDIICKAAYEKDVLLLIDAEESWMQDAADDLVLDMMRKYNKEKCIVFNTAQTYRWDRFDFVKNTHAIGLREGFHVGFKVVRGAYMEKERARAEEKGYPSPICATKAQTDATFNKTVTYMVENLDNKIALFAGTHNEDSSYMLMELMTKNNVPHTDKRIWFGQLYGMSDNISYNLSNNNYNVAKYLPFGPVYDVVPYLIRRANENTSVAGQTNRELDLLDKELKRRRTR; encoded by the coding sequence ATGGAAAAGATATTTGACAATACCGAGGTTGCTTTTGCTTTAAAAAACAACACCGAACTAAACAAAGCATACTACTTGTTTAAATTAATAAGCAGTAATGCATTAGTTAAAATAGGTACATCGTTAACCAATTTTGCCATATCAACAAATTTACCTGTAAAAGGATTGATAAAATCGACTGTTTTTGATCATTTTTGCGGTGGTGTAACTGAACAAGACTGCTTAAAAGTGGTTGATAAAATGTACACAAAAGGCGTTTCGTCTGTTTTAGATTATTCTGTTGAAGGAAAAGAAACCCAGGAACAGTTTGATCACGCTTTGCAAATGACCTTAAGAACGATTGATTTTGCTAAAGAACGTGCTGCTATTCCGTTTGCTGTATTTAAACCTACAGGTGTTGGTAGATTTTTCTTATTTGAAAAGAAAGGAGAAAATTTACCTTTTACCGATGCTGAACAACAAGAATGGAACCGAATTGTAGAACGTTTTGATATTATTTGCAAAGCAGCTTACGAAAAAGATGTTTTATTGCTTATTGATGCCGAAGAAAGTTGGATGCAAGATGCTGCCGATGATTTGGTTTTAGATATGATGCGCAAATACAACAAAGAAAAATGTATTGTTTTTAACACCGCACAAACCTATCGTTGGGATCGATTTGATTTTGTTAAGAATACGCATGCCATTGGTTTACGCGAAGGTTTTCATGTTGGTTTTAAAGTGGTTCGCGGTGCGTATATGGAAAAAGAGCGTGCACGTGCCGAAGAAAAAGGTTACCCCTCGCCTATTTGCGCTACTAAGGCTCAAACCGATGCTACTTTTAATAAAACGGTTACCTATATGGTAGAAAATCTGGACAATAAAATTGCATTGTTTGCCGGTACACATAACGAAGACAGTAGTTATATGTTAATGGAACTAATGACTAAAAACAATGTTCCGCATACCGATAAACGCATTTGGTTTGGGCAATTGTACGGAATGAGCGATAACATTAGCTACAACCTTTCAAACAACAATTACAACGTTGCAAAATATTTACCTTTTGGTCCTGTTTACGATGTTGTTCCTTATTTGATTCGTCGTGCGAATGAAAATACATCGGTTGCCGGACAAACTAATCGCGAATTAGATTTGTTGGATAAAGAATTAAAACGTAGAAGAACGAGATAA
- a CDS encoding DUF4468 domain-containing protein, translating to MKKLILLFSLMAITTINAQNADYKVFPTELRAENNIFEVSGKNATELYQLTKKWIASKYENPNKVIVLDNENESIGIKHFFDIDTGFANPWRVKVKYNLSIDFKDGKVRILLSNIGDTHYTKYSDFFDKEGNRRKYNDKAIGAIEKYASNFIDEYISYLQKGNDW from the coding sequence ATGAAAAAACTAATACTACTTTTTAGCCTAATGGCTATTACTACTATTAACGCACAGAACGCTGATTACAAAGTTTTTCCAACAGAATTAAGAGCTGAAAACAATATTTTTGAGGTATCGGGAAAAAATGCTACTGAACTGTACCAACTTACTAAAAAATGGATAGCTTCTAAATATGAAAATCCTAACAAGGTAATTGTGCTTGACAATGAAAATGAAAGTATTGGTATAAAGCATTTTTTTGATATAGATACAGGCTTTGCTAACCCATGGAGAGTAAAGGTAAAATATAATTTAAGTATAGACTTTAAAGACGGAAAAGTACGGATTTTGCTAAGTAATATCGGTGATACTCATTATACAAAATATAGTGACTTTTTTGATAAAGAAGGTAATCGTAGAAAATACAATGATAAAGCAATCGGAGCTATTGAAAAGTATGCTTCAAATTTTATAGATGAATATATTTCGTACTTACAAAAAGGAAATGATTGGTAA
- a CDS encoding ATP-dependent helicase has protein sequence MNEEILINLNEKQLNAVKTTEGYVRVIAGAGSGKTKALTSRFAYIVKYLGINSSNIICVTFTNKAAQEMKKRVKKLIGDSFDISLITTYHGFCVKFLREDINKIFYPKGFLILDTEDQKTILRNIYTELNITSRDLSFKQVFKYISNSKKGLDYLNYVLQNKTIETNKDDKLLNTIFQKYLEKQKRNYALDFDDLINFTIYILTNFDDVLNKWQNRLHYIQVDEAQDSSENQFQLIEMLSRQHKNLFVVGDPDQTIYEWRGAKPEYLVDFDKIFPDSVTIIMNQNYRSTPNILKIGNHIIKNNKIRVDKEMITQNPEGIDVVHFHGCHEFEESLWIAKEIKEIIKIENAKFSDITILYRANYLSRNIEQALIKENIPYTIFGGVKFFERKEIKDILSILSLINSEDDISFLRMFNNPTRGLGKKFLENLTLVAQSQNLSLFQALKKNIEKTELSKKGAKDFLDIIIELKELSKIKSISDLVKDILDKTALGELYRKDGDEERINNIKELVSSMILYENESQEIVTIQDYLQEISLYTDLDTNNDIQDKVKLMTIHISKGLEFPYVFLCGFTEGVIPSAMAIKERRNRAIEEERRLTYVAITRAEKRFYLTESEGFNFISGSNKYPSRFLFEINENFYIRKGELSQDIINEAKLQLNLNGTDNLEYLNVGDFVFHNVWKKGIVKEVDREKNQYIIEFMEIGKTRPIDFSFKFLTKLNQESTSNRIIKSHNNKEEKVLENKRIQSNESNNKKWWEFWK, from the coding sequence ATGAATGAAGAAATATTAATAAACTTAAATGAAAAACAACTTAATGCGGTTAAAACTACTGAAGGTTATGTTCGAGTTATAGCTGGTGCTGGTTCAGGAAAAACTAAAGCTTTAACTTCAAGATTTGCTTACATTGTGAAATATTTAGGAATAAATTCTTCAAATATCATATGTGTTACTTTTACAAATAAAGCAGCACAAGAAATGAAGAAAAGAGTTAAAAAATTAATAGGTGATTCTTTTGATATTAGCCTAATAACTACTTATCATGGATTTTGTGTTAAGTTTTTACGTGAAGATATTAATAAAATTTTCTATCCTAAAGGATTTCTTATTCTTGATACCGAAGACCAAAAAACAATTTTACGAAATATTTATACTGAGTTAAATATAACTTCAAGAGATTTATCATTTAAACAAGTTTTTAAATATATTTCAAACTCTAAAAAAGGATTAGATTATTTAAATTATGTTCTTCAAAATAAAACTATTGAAACAAATAAAGATGATAAATTATTAAATACTATATTCCAAAAGTATTTAGAGAAGCAAAAACGTAATTACGCTTTAGATTTTGATGATTTAATCAACTTTACAATTTATATTCTAACAAATTTTGATGATGTTTTAAATAAATGGCAAAATCGTTTACACTATATTCAGGTTGATGAAGCTCAAGATAGTTCAGAAAATCAATTTCAATTAATTGAAATGCTTTCAAGACAGCATAAAAATTTATTTGTAGTTGGCGACCCAGACCAAACTATTTATGAATGGAGAGGTGCGAAGCCTGAATATTTAGTTGATTTCGATAAAATTTTTCCTGATTCTGTAACAATAATAATGAATCAAAATTATCGCTCTACTCCAAATATTTTAAAAATTGGTAATCATATTATAAAAAATAATAAGATAAGGGTTGATAAAGAAATGATAACTCAAAATCCTGAAGGTATCGATGTAGTTCATTTTCATGGTTGCCATGAATTTGAAGAATCACTTTGGATTGCTAAAGAGATAAAAGAAATTATTAAAATTGAGAATGCGAAGTTTTCAGATATTACAATACTTTATAGAGCTAATTATCTTTCAAGAAATATCGAACAGGCTTTAATTAAAGAAAATATTCCCTACACTATTTTTGGAGGAGTAAAATTCTTTGAAAGAAAAGAAATAAAAGATATTCTTTCAATTTTGAGTTTAATTAATTCTGAAGATGATATTTCTTTTTTAAGAATGTTCAATAATCCCACGAGAGGTTTAGGAAAAAAGTTTTTAGAGAACCTTACATTAGTTGCACAATCTCAAAATTTATCATTATTTCAAGCACTTAAAAAAAATATTGAAAAAACTGAATTATCGAAAAAAGGAGCTAAAGATTTTTTAGATATTATTATCGAACTAAAAGAACTTTCTAAAATTAAATCTATTTCTGATTTAGTAAAGGATATTTTAGATAAAACTGCATTAGGTGAATTATATCGAAAAGACGGTGATGAAGAAAGAATTAATAATATAAAAGAGTTGGTTAGTTCAATGATTCTTTATGAAAATGAAAGTCAAGAAATTGTTACTATTCAAGATTACTTACAAGAAATATCACTTTACACAGATTTAGATACAAATAATGATATTCAAGATAAAGTTAAGTTAATGACTATTCATATTTCTAAAGGGTTAGAGTTTCCTTATGTATTTCTTTGTGGATTTACAGAAGGTGTAATTCCAAGTGCTATGGCGATTAAGGAACGAAGAAACAGAGCAATTGAAGAAGAAAGAAGACTTACCTATGTAGCAATTACTAGAGCTGAAAAAAGGTTTTATTTAACCGAATCAGAAGGATTCAATTTTATTAGTGGTTCGAATAAATACCCTTCAAGATTTTTATTTGAAATAAATGAGAATTTCTATATCAGAAAGGGTGAACTTAGTCAAGACATTATTAATGAAGCAAAGCTTCAATTAAATCTTAATGGAACTGATAATTTAGAATATTTAAATGTTGGAGATTTTGTTTTTCATAATGTTTGGAAAAAAGGAATAGTTAAAGAAGTTGATAGAGAAAAGAATCAATACATAATCGAATTTATGGAGATAGGTAAAACAAGACCTATTGATTTTTCGTTTAAATTTTTAACAAAACTTAATCAGGAATCAACTTCAAATAGAATTATTAAAAGCCATAATAATAAAGAAGAAAAAGTACTAGAAAACAAAAGAATTCAATCTAATGAAAGCAATAACAAAAAATGGTGGGAGTTTTGGAAATAA
- a CDS encoding DUF4468 domain-containing protein — MKKLLLLFSLMAITTVNAQKSYYKAVPKQLIAENNIFEVSGRNASELYKLTRSWMTVQYTNPQKVIMFDDENRSIIVKHFFDIDTKVSNPNKVKVNYNLQFDFKDEKVRITFTNIEDTRNTKYSDFFNDDGTPKESKYVKKSLEFLESYVSKFVDEYVTYLQKGADW; from the coding sequence ATGAAAAAACTACTACTACTTTTTAGCCTAATGGCTATCACAACAGTTAATGCTCAAAAATCATATTATAAGGCAGTACCTAAACAACTAATAGCTGAAAACAATATTTTTGAAGTATCTGGAAGAAACGCCTCAGAATTATACAAATTAACAAGGAGTTGGATGACAGTTCAATATACTAATCCACAAAAAGTTATAATGTTTGATGATGAAAATAGAAGTATTATTGTTAAACATTTTTTTGATATTGATACCAAAGTATCAAATCCAAATAAGGTAAAAGTAAATTATAATTTACAATTTGATTTTAAAGATGAAAAAGTCCGAATTACCTTTACAAATATTGAAGATACCCGTAACACTAAATATAGTGATTTCTTTAATGATGATGGTACCCCTAAAGAGTCAAAATATGTTAAAAAATCCTTAGAGTTTTTAGAGAGTTATGTTTCTAAATTTGTAGATGAATATGTTACCTATTTGCAAAAGGGTGCAGATTGGTAA
- a CDS encoding arginine decarboxylase, which translates to MNTKYFDLINQTFYFPQEEFTLNKDNLMFHNIDLMKLVEQYGTPLKFTYLPQISNNINKAKGWFRQAMEKHKYEGNYYYCYCTKSSHFEYVMNEAFKNDIHVETSSAFDINIVENLLANGKINKKTTVICNGFKRDQYVENIARLINGGHKNTIPIIDNYEELDLLQDSIKGKFQIGIRIASEEEPKFEFYTSRLGIGYKNIVPFYRKTVAENPNVELKMLHFFINTGIRDTAYYWNELGKCLKVYTSLKKECPTLTGLNIGGGFPIKNSLNFDYDYAYMVDEIVNQIKMACEEADVDMPNIFTEFGSFTVGESGGAIYKVLYQKQQNDREKWNMIDSSFITTLPDTWAINKRFIMLAVNRWNESYERVLLGGLTCDSDDYYNSEQNWNAIYLPKFNKEKPLYIGFFNTGAYQETIGGQGGIHHCLIPQPKHILIDRDENGILATEVFSEQQTADDVLKILGYSNNKQTNNKEK; encoded by the coding sequence ATGAATACAAAATATTTCGACTTAATAAACCAAACATTTTACTTTCCACAAGAAGAGTTTACATTAAATAAAGACAATTTAATGTTCCATAATATCGATTTAATGAAATTGGTAGAACAATATGGAACACCTTTGAAATTTACCTATTTACCACAAATTTCTAACAATATAAACAAGGCAAAAGGTTGGTTTAGACAAGCAATGGAAAAACATAAGTACGAAGGTAATTATTACTATTGTTACTGTACCAAAAGCTCTCATTTTGAATATGTTATGAACGAAGCTTTTAAGAACGATATCCATGTGGAAACGTCGTCGGCTTTTGATATTAATATTGTAGAGAATTTATTGGCGAACGGTAAAATAAACAAAAAAACAACTGTAATTTGCAACGGTTTTAAACGCGATCAATATGTTGAAAATATTGCACGTTTGATAAACGGCGGACATAAAAATACCATTCCGATTATTGATAATTACGAAGAATTGGATTTGTTACAAGACAGTATTAAAGGAAAATTCCAAATAGGAATCCGTATTGCATCAGAAGAAGAACCAAAATTCGAATTTTATACTTCGCGTTTAGGTATCGGTTACAAAAACATTGTACCTTTTTACAGAAAAACAGTTGCCGAAAACCCCAATGTAGAACTTAAAATGCTGCATTTCTTTATTAATACCGGTATTCGCGATACGGCGTATTATTGGAACGAATTGGGTAAATGTTTAAAAGTTTACACAAGTCTTAAAAAAGAATGCCCAACATTAACCGGTTTAAATATTGGTGGCGGTTTCCCTATTAAAAACTCGTTGAATTTTGATTACGATTACGCGTATATGGTTGATGAAATTGTCAATCAGATCAAAATGGCGTGTGAGGAAGCTGATGTAGATATGCCGAATATTTTTACAGAATTTGGATCATTTACAGTAGGAGAATCGGGTGGAGCAATCTATAAAGTTTTGTATCAAAAGCAACAGAACGATCGCGAAAAATGGAATATGATCGATTCATCTTTCATTACAACATTGCCTGATACTTGGGCAATTAATAAACGATTCATTATGTTGGCTGTAAACCGTTGGAACGAATCTTACGAACGTGTTCTTTTAGGTGGATTAACCTGTGATTCTGATGATTACTACAATTCAGAACAAAACTGGAATGCTATTTATCTGCCTAAATTCAACAAAGAAAAACCATTGTATATTGGTTTCTTTAATACGGGAGCTTATCAGGAAACAATTGGCGGACAAGGTGGTATTCACCACTGTTTAATTCCGCAGCCAAAACATATTTTGATTGATCGTGACGAAAACGGAATTCTGGCAACCGAAGTTTTCTCGGAACAGCAAACCGCTGACGATGTTTTAAAAATATTAGGATATTCAAATAATAAACAAACAAATAATAAAGAAAAATAA
- a CDS encoding DNA gyrase/topoisomerase IV subunit A, translating into MNNEESEINNHENELNHEDLANTETETIKKVTGMYEDWFLEYASYVILERAVPAIEDGFKPVQRRIMHSMKELDDGRYNKVANIVGHTMQYHPHGDASIGDAMVQVGQKDLLIDTQGNWGNILTGDEAAASRYIEARLSKFALDVLYSPKITPWQLSYDGRRNEPINLPAKFPILLAQGGEGIAVGLSTKILSHNFIELIDASIKILKGKPFVIYPDFATAGIADVSNYNDGARGGRVRVRARISQLDKTTLVIKEIPFSTTTTTLIDSILKANEKGKIKVKKVEDNTSSDVEILIHLPAGVSPDKTIDALYAFTSCEVSIAPLGCVIQNNKPLFTGVSDMLKQSTERTVDLLRQELIIELGELEEQWHFSSLERIFIENRIYRRIEEEETWEGVIEAIDEGLKPFISHLKRAVTTDDIVRLTEIRIKRISRFDLDKAQEKLDALEGDIEKVKYNIEHIIDFTISFFTTLKEKYGKGRERKTELRSFDNIEATKVVLRNQKLYVNKEEGFIGTALRKDEYIGDCSDIDDVIVFLRDGSMIVSKIEEKKFVGKDIIHAAVFNKNDKRTIYNMIYRDGKAGASFVKRFNVSGITRDKVYALTQEKPGSQVLYFSSNPNGEAEVVTILLRQLTNVKKLKFDLDFADLLIKGRVSKGNTVTKYPIKKIELKEKGISTLRPRKVWFDDTVHRLNVDGRGELLGEFKPEDRLLIITQSGKAKTIVPELTTHFEDDIIVLEKWIPTKPISCIYFDPEKDKYFVKRFLIESVTKEETFISEHPYSRLEIVSTDYRPVAEIVFAKNKGIEKEPLTVNFEEFISVKGIKAQGNQLTSDKIKLINLLESLPYEEEIVENETVQEFIDTVDEKSLTVEEDGQIGFNLE; encoded by the coding sequence ATGAATAACGAAGAATCTGAAATCAACAACCACGAAAACGAGTTAAATCACGAAGATTTAGCCAATACAGAAACCGAAACCATTAAAAAAGTTACAGGTATGTACGAAGATTGGTTTTTGGAATATGCTTCGTACGTAATTTTAGAACGTGCTGTACCTGCAATTGAAGACGGTTTTAAACCGGTGCAACGCAGAATTATGCACTCAATGAAAGAGTTAGACGATGGGCGTTACAACAAAGTAGCAAATATCGTCGGTCACACTATGCAGTACCATCCGCACGGTGACGCCAGCATTGGCGATGCTATGGTACAGGTTGGACAAAAAGATTTGCTAATTGACACTCAAGGAAACTGGGGAAATATTTTAACGGGCGACGAAGCAGCGGCATCGCGTTATATCGAAGCGCGTTTAAGCAAATTTGCTTTAGATGTATTGTATTCGCCAAAAATTACGCCGTGGCAGCTTTCGTACGATGGCCGTAGAAACGAACCTATAAATCTTCCGGCAAAATTCCCGATATTATTAGCTCAAGGTGGCGAAGGAATTGCCGTTGGTTTATCAACAAAAATACTTTCGCACAATTTTATCGAGCTGATTGATGCATCGATCAAAATCTTAAAAGGAAAGCCATTTGTAATTTATCCCGATTTTGCAACAGCTGGTATTGCCGATGTTTCTAATTATAACGATGGTGCTCGTGGCGGACGTGTTCGTGTTCGTGCGCGTATTTCTCAATTAGATAAAACTACATTGGTAATCAAAGAGATACCTTTTTCTACTACAACTACTACTTTAATAGATAGTATTTTAAAAGCTAATGAAAAAGGGAAGATAAAAGTAAAGAAAGTTGAGGATAATACGTCGTCTGATGTAGAGATTTTAATTCATTTGCCAGCAGGTGTATCGCCCGATAAAACAATTGATGCGTTGTATGCTTTTACAAGTTGCGAGGTATCAATTGCTCCGCTTGGTTGCGTGATTCAAAATAACAAACCATTGTTTACAGGGGTTTCGGATATGTTAAAACAGTCAACCGAAAGAACAGTTGATTTGTTACGTCAGGAACTGATTATTGAATTAGGCGAGTTGGAAGAACAATGGCATTTTTCTTCATTAGAACGAATTTTCATTGAAAACAGAATTTACCGTAGAATTGAAGAAGAAGAAACCTGGGAAGGTGTCATTGAAGCAATTGATGAAGGTTTGAAACCGTTTATAAGTCATTTGAAACGTGCGGTTACAACAGATGATATTGTTCGATTAACAGAAATCAGAATTAAAAGAATTTCAAGATTCGATTTAGATAAAGCACAAGAAAAGTTAGATGCTTTAGAAGGCGATATCGAAAAAGTAAAATACAATATCGAGCATATTATCGATTTTACCATTTCATTTTTCACAACTTTAAAAGAGAAATATGGCAAAGGTCGCGAACGTAAAACCGAATTGCGCAGTTTTGATAATATCGAAGCTACAAAAGTTGTTTTACGCAACCAAAAACTGTATGTAAATAAGGAAGAAGGCTTTATTGGTACGGCTTTGCGTAAAGATGAATACATTGGCGATTGTTCTGATATTGACGATGTGATTGTGTTTTTACGTGATGGAAGTATGATTGTATCAAAAATAGAAGAGAAAAAATTCGTGGGTAAAGACATTATTCACGCTGCGGTTTTCAATAAAAACGATAAACGCACCATTTACAATATGATTTATCGCGATGGAAAAGCGGGTGCATCGTTCGTAAAACGCTTTAATGTGTCGGGAATTACGCGTGATAAAGTGTACGCTTTAACTCAGGAAAAACCGGGATCGCAAGTACTTTATTTTTCAAGCAACCCGAATGGCGAAGCCGAAGTTGTAACGATTTTATTACGACAATTAACCAATGTTAAAAAGCTGAAATTCGATTTAGATTTTGCCGATTTACTGATAAAAGGTCGGGTATCAAAAGGAAATACCGTTACAAAATATCCAATCAAAAAAATCGAATTAAAAGAAAAAGGAATATCAACCTTGCGTCCGCGAAAAGTTTGGTTCGATGATACCGTTCATCGCTTAAATGTTGATGGCAGAGGCGAATTATTAGGAGAATTTAAACCTGAAGACCGCTTGCTGATTATTACCCAAAGTGGAAAAGCCAAAACAATTGTTCCTGAATTAACCACACATTTTGAAGACGATATAATTGTATTGGAAAAATGGATTCCTACAAAACCAATTTCGTGCATTTATTTTGATCCCGAAAAAGACAAGTATTTTGTAAAGCGTTTTCTAATAGAATCGGTAACAAAAGAAGAAACGTTTATTTCAGAACATCCGTATTCGCGTCTTGAAATTGTTTCAACAGATTATCGTCCGGTAGCCGAAATTGTTTTTGCAAAAAATAAAGGAATAGAAAAAGAGCCGTTAACCGTTAATTTTGAAGAATTTATATCGGTTAAAGGAATTAAAGCGCAAGGAAATCAGCTAACAAGCGATAAAATTAAATTGATTAATTTGTTAGAATCGTTACCTTACGAAGAAGAGATTGTTGAAAACGAAACAGTTCAGGAATTTATTGATACGGTTGACGAAAAAAGTCTGACAGTGGAAGAAGACGGACAAATTGGGTTTAATTTAGAATAA
- the aroB gene encoding 3-dehydroquinate synthase translates to MQIQAADYIIGFGVDFYSTLSQLISDKKYSKIVLLVDENTAQHCLNYVMQWLAVDIPFEIIEIEQGEENKTVETCTAVWETLVEMNVDRKALLINVGGGMVCDLGGFVAATYKRGIDFVNIPTSLLAMVDASVGTKTGVNLGGLKNMVGSFSQPQMVLIDTTFLETLPGNQMRSGLAEMFKHGLIADASYWNQLKNLGELTTEDLLLLIYHSVSIKNEIVLQDPFEENVRKLLNFGHTLGHVIETYSHSGKGIQPLLHGEAIAIGMILEAFISYKKDLLTKNSYLEIKETLNLMYESIVFTENDIEICTHLLIHDKKNVNGIVQFTLLSGIGKGVINEIVESELITEAFNDYLYN, encoded by the coding sequence ATGCAAATACAGGCAGCAGATTACATTATTGGTTTCGGAGTTGATTTTTATTCAACTCTTTCACAGTTGATTAGCGACAAAAAATACAGCAAGATTGTGTTGTTGGTCGATGAAAATACAGCACAACATTGCTTAAATTATGTGATGCAGTGGTTGGCTGTTGATATTCCCTTCGAAATTATTGAAATAGAACAAGGCGAAGAAAACAAAACCGTTGAAACGTGTACTGCTGTTTGGGAGACTTTGGTGGAGATGAATGTTGACAGAAAAGCACTCCTTATTAATGTAGGTGGCGGAATGGTTTGCGATTTAGGCGGATTTGTTGCTGCAACCTATAAAAGGGGAATCGATTTTGTGAACATTCCAACAAGTTTACTGGCAATGGTTGATGCTTCGGTTGGAACAAAAACCGGCGTGAATTTAGGCGGATTAAAAAATATGGTAGGAAGCTTTTCGCAACCGCAAATGGTTTTGATTGATACTACTTTTTTAGAAACATTGCCCGGAAACCAAATGCGTTCTGGTTTGGCAGAAATGTTTAAACACGGTTTAATTGCCGATGCATCATACTGGAATCAACTGAAAAATTTAGGCGAATTAACAACCGAAGATTTATTGTTATTGATTTATCATTCGGTTTCTATTAAAAATGAAATTGTTTTACAGGATCCTTTCGAAGAAAATGTTCGAAAATTATTAAATTTCGGACACACATTGGGGCATGTAATCGAAACGTATAGTCATTCAGGTAAAGGTATTCAACCTTTATTACACGGCGAAGCAATTGCCATTGGGATGATCTTGGAAGCTTTTATTTCGTACAAAAAAGACTTGTTAACAAAAAATTCATATTTAGAAATAAAAGAAACTTTAAATTTGATGTATGAAAGTATTGTTTTTACCGAAAATGATATTGAAATTTGTACCCATTTACTAATACACGATAAAAAGAATGTAAACGGTATTGTTCAGTTTACCTTGTTAAGCGGTATTGGTAAGGGTGTTATTAATGAAATTGTTGAAAGTGAGTTGATTACCGAGGCTTTTAACGATTATTTGTACAATTAA
- a CDS encoding deoxyhypusine synthase family protein, with protein sequence MMKGPISQFIEHNYRHFNAAALVDAAKGYEQHLLEGGKMLISLGGAMSTAELGVSLAEMIRQDKVHIISCTGANLEEDVMNLVAHSHYKRIPNWRDLTPEQERELLDTHFNRVTDTCIPEEEAFRRLQQHLEDVWHAAEAKGERYLPHEFLYQVVNSGVLEQYYEIDPKDSWIVEAAKKNLPIVCPGWEDSTTGNIFASNVIKGNLQASTVKSGIEYMIYLTEWYRANSSGKGVGFFQIAGGISGDFPICVVPMMYQDLEWEDVPFWSYFCQISDSTTSYGSYSGAVPNEKITWGKLDTDTPKFMIESDATIVAPLVFAYILGQ encoded by the coding sequence ATTATGAAAGGACCAATTTCACAGTTTATCGAACATAATTACCGTCATTTCAACGCAGCAGCTTTAGTTGATGCCGCAAAAGGTTACGAACAACATTTATTAGAAGGTGGTAAAATGCTTATTTCATTAGGTGGCGCAATGTCAACCGCAGAATTAGGCGTTTCGTTGGCAGAAATGATTCGTCAGGATAAAGTACATATTATTTCGTGTACAGGTGCCAATTTAGAAGAAGATGTAATGAACTTGGTAGCGCATTCGCACTACAAAAGAATTCCGAACTGGAGAGATTTAACTCCGGAACAAGAACGCGAATTGTTAGATACACATTTTAACCGTGTAACAGATACATGTATTCCCGAAGAAGAAGCATTCCGCCGTTTACAGCAACATTTAGAAGATGTTTGGCATGCTGCCGAAGCTAAAGGTGAGCGTTATTTACCACACGAATTTTTATATCAAGTGGTAAATTCTGGTGTATTGGAACAATATTATGAAATCGATCCAAAAGATTCTTGGATTGTTGAAGCAGCTAAGAAAAATTTACCGATTGTTTGTCCGGGTTGGGAAGATTCTACAACAGGAAACATCTTTGCATCAAACGTAATTAAAGGAAATTTACAAGCATCAACTGTAAAATCGGGGATCGAATACATGATTTATTTAACCGAATGGTATCGTGCAAATTCATCAGGCAAAGGTGTAGGTTTCTTCCAGATTGCCGGTGGTATTTCAGGCGATTTCCCAATTTGTGTGGTACCTATGATGTATCAAGATTTAGAGTGGGAAGATGTACCTTTCTGGTCGTATTTCTGTCAAATTTCCGATTCAACCACATCTTACGGGTCATATTCAGGTGCAGTTCCAAACGAGAAAATTACGTGGGGTAAATTAGATACCGATACACCTAAATTTATGATTGAATCTGATGCTACAATTGTTGCACCGTTGGTATTTGCCTATATTTTAGGGCAGTAA